From the Leptospira bouyouniensis genome, one window contains:
- a CDS encoding zf-TFIIB domain-containing protein, whose protein sequence is MKCPRCLNNLHLLKNSEMKTHHCMSCDGIFINTKQLDRIKFNSLYLKIDEIKNNTANRLNLKCSNCNKPFLQFSYPFNENNLILDYCNNCECLWLDYEEKYFLTLKEKIGGYLDPSLNSNKKFELNQNFEKELIKSIQTKINDRNRKILIKSSSFNIYNIITIASILIIATLLIFLLNSQNPIDSFQSLISRSGGNRRSYRYLPLKGFFYHTSFLNLLYTSFFFLTFTYLLRKIFKPVEFIAMIFLSQYLGFLFISRQIKIQSLSGNLPAVSSLIALYSAYFSLDTFTIFFKNRLQWLPPIITIFVNPKMYSIIWLISISIICLETNQKEILSLCIGGAITGIIFGYLKFNDILEKFIYYK, encoded by the coding sequence ATGAAATGCCCACGATGCCTAAATAATTTACACTTATTAAAAAATTCAGAAATGAAAACTCACCATTGTATGAGTTGTGATGGAATTTTTATAAATACAAAACAATTAGATAGAATTAAATTCAATTCATTATACTTAAAAATCGATGAAATTAAAAATAATACTGCGAATAGACTTAATCTTAAATGTAGTAATTGTAATAAGCCATTTCTTCAGTTTTCTTACCCTTTCAATGAAAATAATCTAATTTTAGATTACTGCAACAACTGTGAATGTCTATGGCTTGATTATGAAGAAAAATATTTCTTAACATTAAAAGAGAAAATCGGAGGCTACCTCGACCCAAGTCTAAATTCTAATAAAAAATTTGAATTGAATCAAAATTTTGAGAAAGAACTTATTAAAAGCATTCAAACAAAAATAAATGATAGAAATCGAAAAATTCTCATCAAATCCAGTTCTTTCAATATTTACAATATCATAACTATTGCTTCTATTTTGATTATAGCAACCTTGCTTATATTTCTACTAAACTCTCAAAATCCTATCGATTCTTTCCAATCTTTGATAAGCAGAAGCGGAGGAAATCGTAGGAGTTATAGGTATTTACCATTAAAAGGCTTTTTCTATCATACGAGCTTTCTAAATCTATTATATACATCTTTCTTTTTTCTAACATTTACTTATTTATTAAGAAAAATTTTTAAACCAGTAGAATTTATTGCGATGATATTTTTGTCTCAGTACCTCGGATTCCTTTTTATTTCCAGGCAAATTAAAATTCAATCCTTATCGGGAAACCTTCCAGCTGTATCTAGTTTAATTGCCTTGTATTCTGCTTACTTTTCTCTCGATACATTTACTATATTTTTCAAAAATAGACTTCAATGGCTTCCGCCAATAATTACTATATTTGTAAATCCTAAAATGTATTCTATCATATGGTTAATATCTATTTCTATCATTTGCTTAGAAACTAACCAAAAAGAGATCCTATCTCTCTGCATTGGCGGAGCTATTACTGGAATCATTTTTGGATATTTAAAATTTAATGATATTTTAGAAAAGTTTATATATTATAAATGA